The following proteins are co-located in the Haloterrigena sp. KLK7 genome:
- a CDS encoding helicase HerA domain-containing protein: protein MSDQREILVGETDDGSDLWLPVVELLTGRGFVTGKSGSGKSNTASVIAEELLEAGFPLLIVDTDGEYYGLKEEYEMLHAGADEECDIQIGPEHAEQMASLALEENVPIILDVSGYLDEEVADELLRKIARQLFVKEKKMKKPFLLVVEEVHEYIPEGGGVGETGNLLIKISKRGRKHGLGILGISQRPADVKKDFITQANWLVWHRLTWDNDTKVVGRIIDTEYSELVSELNDGQAFVQTDWTEVDVRKVQFRRKRTFDAGATPGLDDFERPELKSVSDALVGDLQDISERKERERDRINELENELAKKEKRIETLEDELESARDVSSAAKQMADALTRKETVQTELGGGNDEELRRLHDEIVDLEDERDELREELEDRRERIETLETTLDSRTETIETLREENERLRDRIRELEETASEANETDETAGTDDEIIRAGGDAVEFGFTSIQEVLERDDGDDGNGGNQGGTERNGNGERRKSGRNNDSERRRSGRNSDGEQRRGDWTSDGDRRRNDWNGSGDWGAAERNGGDDERDGSDRDGAERVGKTRDLETTGIDESSFEDLFEGDWIDERLETAAEQSQCTAATGRRTLALLARNGPLETATVAEAVDRSTVAVQSLLSELRTEGVLDRPTERTYTLGDDVREELTTAARVD from the coding sequence GTGAGCGATCAGCGAGAGATCCTGGTCGGCGAGACCGACGACGGATCGGACCTGTGGCTTCCGGTCGTCGAACTGCTGACCGGCCGCGGGTTCGTTACCGGCAAGTCCGGCTCGGGGAAGTCAAACACCGCGTCGGTCATCGCCGAGGAGTTGCTCGAGGCCGGCTTTCCCCTCCTGATCGTCGACACCGACGGCGAGTACTACGGGCTCAAGGAGGAGTACGAGATGCTCCACGCCGGCGCCGACGAGGAGTGTGACATCCAGATCGGACCGGAGCACGCCGAACAGATGGCGAGTCTCGCCCTCGAGGAGAACGTCCCGATCATCTTAGACGTCTCGGGCTACCTCGACGAGGAGGTGGCCGACGAACTGCTGCGCAAGATCGCCCGCCAGCTGTTCGTCAAGGAGAAGAAGATGAAGAAGCCCTTCCTGCTGGTCGTCGAGGAGGTCCACGAGTACATCCCGGAGGGCGGCGGCGTCGGCGAGACGGGGAACCTGCTGATCAAGATCAGCAAGCGCGGCCGCAAGCACGGACTGGGCATTCTGGGGATCAGCCAGCGGCCCGCGGACGTCAAGAAGGACTTCATCACGCAGGCCAACTGGCTCGTCTGGCACCGACTGACCTGGGACAACGACACCAAGGTCGTCGGCCGGATCATCGACACCGAGTACTCGGAACTCGTCTCCGAACTGAACGACGGACAGGCGTTCGTCCAGACCGACTGGACCGAGGTCGACGTCCGGAAGGTCCAGTTCCGTCGCAAGCGGACCTTCGACGCGGGCGCGACCCCCGGACTCGACGACTTCGAGCGACCCGAGCTCAAGTCCGTCTCGGACGCGCTGGTCGGCGACCTCCAGGACATTTCGGAGCGAAAGGAGCGCGAACGGGATCGGATCAACGAACTCGAGAACGAACTCGCGAAGAAGGAAAAACGGATCGAGACCCTGGAGGACGAACTCGAGTCCGCGCGGGACGTCTCGTCGGCGGCCAAACAGATGGCCGACGCGCTGACTCGGAAGGAGACGGTCCAGACGGAACTCGGCGGCGGCAACGACGAGGAACTGCGACGCCTCCACGACGAGATCGTCGACCTCGAGGACGAGCGCGACGAGCTCCGGGAGGAACTCGAGGACCGACGGGAGCGCATCGAAACGCTCGAGACGACGCTCGACTCCCGAACGGAGACGATAGAAACGCTCCGCGAGGAAAACGAGCGGTTGCGGGATCGCATTCGGGAACTCGAGGAGACCGCGTCCGAAGCGAACGAGACGGACGAGACGGCGGGGACGGACGACGAAATCATCCGCGCCGGCGGTGACGCGGTCGAGTTCGGATTCACGTCGATACAGGAGGTCCTCGAGCGTGACGACGGGGACGACGGAAACGGCGGCAATCAGGGGGGGACTGAACGGAATGGCAACGGCGAGCGGAGGAAGAGCGGCCGGAACAACGATAGCGAGCGGAGGAGGAGCGGCCGGAACAGCGACGGCGAGCAGAGAAGGGGCGACTGGACCAGCGACGGCGACCGAAGGAGGAACGACTGGAACGGCAGCGGTGACTGGGGAGCCGCCGAACGGAACGGCGGCGACGATGAACGGGACGGTAGCGACCGAGACGGCGCCGAACGGGTCGGTAAAACGCGTGATCTCGAGACGACCGGGATCGACGAGTCGTCGTTCGAGGACCTGTTCGAGGGCGACTGGATCGACGAGCGTCTCGAGACGGCGGCCGAGCAGTCGCAGTGTACGGCGGCGACGGGACGGCGGACGCTGGCCCTCCTGGCCCGAAACGGGCCGCTCGAGACGGCGACCGTCGCCGAGGCGGTCGATCGATCGACGGTCGCGGTCCAGAGTCTCCTCTCGGAGCTGCGGACCGAGGGGGTCCTCGACCGTCCCACCGAGCGGAC